One genomic window of Mycteria americana isolate JAX WOST 10 ecotype Jacksonville Zoo and Gardens chromosome 6, USCA_MyAme_1.0, whole genome shotgun sequence includes the following:
- the FGFBP3 gene encoding fibroblast growth factor-binding protein 3 translates to MSLPLALLALAALGAAAAGGAGREAEAAAQAGRFSTPEQHRCSWELRSAAGATELRLSCRPPAGGGAARSCAYRGEPRRCPAYGARSRQFWRQILGRLRRRRHPCAQAGPLSARLCGPGRAPPEAQLRLLPGPGPGPGPSPPAAAAEPTGDPAEAYCAERWHSLCSFFVGFWEG, encoded by the coding sequence ATGAGCctgcccctggccctgctggcccTGGCCGCCctgggggcggcggccgccggcggggcgggccgggaggcggaggcggcggcgcaggcggGCCGGTTCTCCACGCCGGAGCAGCACcgctgcagctgggagctgcgCTCGGCGGCGGGGGCCACCGAGCTGCGGCTGAGCTgccggccgccggcgggcggcggggcggcgcggagctgcGCCTACCGCGGGGagccgcgccgctgccccgccTACGGCGCCCGCAGCCGCCAGTTCTGGCGGCAGATCCTGGGcaggctgcggcggcggcggcaccccTGCGCCCAGGCCGGCCCGCTCAGCGCCCGCCTctgcggcccgggccgggcgccgccCGAGGCGCAGCTCCGcctgctgcccggccccggccccggccccgggccctccccgccggccgccgccgcggagcccACCGGGGACCCGGCGGAGGCCTACTGCGCCGAGCGGTGGCACTCGCTGTGCAGCTTCTTCGTCGGCTTCTGGGAGGGCTGa